A part of Mycolicibacterium sp. TUM20985 genomic DNA contains:
- a CDS encoding NAD(P)/FAD-dependent oxidoreductase, with protein sequence MESIVVVGAGLAGFRAAQSLRKNGYSGALTIIGDEVHRPYDRPPLSKQLLSGVYSREQCMLPGEVSDVTWRLGQPAAALDRDRQVVTLADGTDVAYDGLVIATGRRARPWPGARPAAGVMVLRSFDDVERFQGAVADHSKVVIIGAGFIGCEVAATLRQRQVDVTIVDVCDYPMPAVGPEVGQRAIELHVSHGVKFRLGQGVASIDGGDRVEGVTLADGERLGADVVLVAIGTVANSEWLAGSGMALDGGAVVCDAYCNVLDMTGHPIAGIAAAGDGAAWPHRHGASPVCIEHWSNARDTADCAAANLIAPEGERKPLVSVPAFWSDQYDVKIKSAGYLRAADRFAVVSEDWDDTKKPKLLVEALRGDEVVGAIAVNMNKAILGYQRSLAVVPAV encoded by the coding sequence GTGGAGTCGATCGTGGTGGTGGGTGCCGGTCTCGCTGGCTTCCGTGCCGCGCAGTCGCTCCGCAAGAATGGATACTCGGGTGCGCTGACGATCATCGGGGATGAAGTGCACCGGCCATATGATCGGCCGCCACTGTCCAAACAGCTTCTATCCGGGGTCTATTCGCGGGAGCAGTGCATGTTGCCCGGCGAGGTCAGCGATGTGACCTGGCGGCTCGGCCAACCGGCAGCAGCTCTCGACCGCGACCGGCAAGTGGTCACCCTGGCCGACGGTACCGATGTCGCGTACGACGGTCTGGTCATCGCCACCGGGCGTCGGGCCCGGCCGTGGCCGGGCGCTAGGCCAGCGGCCGGAGTCATGGTGCTGCGCAGCTTCGACGATGTCGAGCGTTTTCAGGGGGCGGTCGCCGACCACTCCAAGGTGGTCATCATCGGTGCGGGGTTCATCGGTTGTGAGGTGGCCGCCACGCTGCGCCAGCGCCAGGTGGACGTCACGATCGTCGACGTCTGCGACTACCCGATGCCAGCGGTCGGTCCCGAGGTCGGACAACGTGCCATCGAGTTGCATGTCTCTCACGGCGTCAAGTTTCGGCTCGGTCAGGGGGTCGCGTCGATCGACGGCGGCGACCGGGTCGAGGGTGTGACGCTGGCCGATGGTGAACGTCTTGGCGCCGATGTGGTGCTCGTGGCCATCGGGACGGTGGCGAACTCGGAGTGGCTGGCCGGAAGCGGTATGGCCCTCGACGGGGGTGCAGTCGTGTGCGACGCCTACTGCAACGTGCTGGATATGACGGGTCACCCCATCGCCGGCATCGCGGCCGCGGGCGATGGCGCGGCGTGGCCGCACAGGCATGGCGCCTCGCCGGTCTGCATTGAACACTGGTCCAACGCCAGGGACACGGCCGACTGCGCGGCAGCCAATCTCATTGCCCCGGAAGGCGAACGCAAGCCCCTGGTTTCGGTGCCGGCGTTCTGGTCCGACCAGTACGACGTCAAGATCAAATCAGCCGGGTATCTCAGGGCGGCCGATCGGTTCGCCGTGGTATCCGAAGATTGGGACGACACCAAGAAGCCCAAGCTGTTGGTCGAAGCATTGCGCGGCGACGAGGTCGTCGGTGCAATTGCCGTGAACATGAACAAGGCGATCCTCGGATACCAGCGCTCACTGGCCGTAGTGCCCGCGGTGTGA
- a CDS encoding IS3 family transposase (programmed frameshift), with amino-acid sequence MARKNYSEEFRSDAVELYRVTEGATVAQIASDLGIAHGSLSAWLRTAGVAIRRRGHTEAPPGPAETPEQEAIRLRARVRELEVESVKLNTERDILRAAAKYFGRGDELVSRFQFVADHSDTFEVKWLCQIVDVARSSFYAWVNAAVTRTARIVADDKLAQRIRAVHTTDTTYGAPRITAELNDGAPEAERVNHKRVARVMRTAGITGYRRRRRVRTTVADPANQKVPDLLSRDFTSAAVNTKYVGDITYLPLAAGGNLYLATVIDCCSRRVAGWAIADHMRTELVEDALKAADSLRSGVIGSIFHSDHGSQYTSTDFAKLCRDLGVVQSMGSVGTSADNALAESFNAALKREILQDDSCWDDAATCRREVFRWLVRYNTKRRHSYCRYVSPAAYERTRTPATLPEAA; translated from the exons ATGGCAAGGAAAAATTACTCCGAAGAGTTTCGTAGCGATGCAGTCGAGCTGTATCGCGTGACCGAGGGCGCCACGGTCGCCCAGATCGCCAGCGATCTCGGTATCGCGCACGGCTCCCTGTCGGCCTGGCTCAGAACCGCGGGTGTCGCGATCCGCAGGCGGGGCCACACCGAGGCGCCGCCCGGCCCGGCCGAAACTCCCGAGCAGGAGGCCATCCGGCTGCGAGCGCGGGTCCGCGAACTGGAAGTCGAATCGGTGAAGCTGAACACCGAACGCGACATCCTGAGGGCGGCGGCGAAATATTTCG GCCGGGGAGACGAACTGGTGAGCCGCTTCCAGTTCGTTGCCGACCACTCCGACACCTTTGAGGTGAAGTGGCTATGTCAGATCGTCGACGTCGCTCGGTCGTCGTTCTACGCCTGGGTCAACGCCGCCGTGACCCGCACGGCACGAATAGTGGCCGATGACAAACTTGCGCAGCGCATTCGAGCGGTGCACACCACCGACACCACCTACGGTGCGCCGCGGATCACCGCCGAGCTCAACGACGGTGCCCCCGAGGCGGAGCGGGTCAACCACAAGCGGGTGGCCCGGGTGATGCGCACCGCGGGGATCACCGGCTACCGCCGTCGGCGACGGGTGAGGACCACCGTGGCCGACCCGGCGAACCAGAAGGTGCCCGATCTGCTGAGCCGCGACTTCACCTCCGCGGCGGTGAACACGAAGTATGTCGGGGACATCACATACTTGCCGCTGGCCGCCGGCGGCAACTTGTATCTGGCGACGGTGATCGACTGCTGTTCGCGTCGGGTCGCGGGGTGGGCGATCGCCGATCACATGCGCACCGAGCTGGTTGAGGACGCGTTGAAGGCCGCCGATAGTCTACGGAGTGGTGTGATCGGGTCCATCTTTCACTCGGATCACGGAAGTCAGTACACGTCAACGGATTTCGCCAAGCTCTGCCGCGATCTGGGTGTCGTCCAGTCGATGGGGTCGGTGGGAACGAGCGCGGACAATGCGCTTGCCGAATCGTTCAACGCCGCCCTCAAACGCGAAATCCTCCAAGACGACAGCTGCTGGGATGACGCCGCCACGTGCCGCCGCGAAGTCTTCCGATGGCTGGTCCGCTACAACACGAAACGACGGCACTCCTACTGCCGCTACGTCAGCCCCGCCGCCTACGAAAGGACCCGCACACCCGCTACGCTGCCCGAAGCCGCATAA
- a CDS encoding acyl-CoA dehydrogenase family protein, giving the protein MAGLNGERLVCAAQGLGMAQRAFDDLLAYVREREQFGTPIGSFQALRHRIADLAIEIESARTLTYATVHTIENQIGTPDEWVRATSMSKVKVTETAKRVALEGVQMMGGYGYSTEFDMERHLRLSIAGAFAPRVGHA; this is encoded by the coding sequence ATGGCCGGCCTCAACGGCGAGCGATTGGTGTGCGCCGCCCAGGGCCTCGGGATGGCGCAGCGCGCATTCGACGACCTGCTGGCCTACGTTCGCGAGCGCGAGCAGTTCGGCACACCGATCGGTTCGTTCCAGGCTCTGCGGCACCGTATCGCCGACTTGGCGATCGAGATCGAATCGGCACGGACGCTGACCTACGCGACGGTCCACACCATCGAAAACCAGATCGGGACGCCCGACGAGTGGGTGCGAGCCACGTCGATGTCGAAGGTCAAGGTCACTGAAACAGCGAAAAGAGTTGCGCTGGAGGGTGTGCAGATGATGGGCGGTTACGGGTACAGCACCGAGTTCGACATGGAGCGGCACCTTAGGCTGAGCATCGCAGGGGCCTTCGCCCCGCGTGTTGGACACGCTTGA
- a CDS encoding aldehyde dehydrogenase family protein, whose protein sequence is MTTTEGQTTDTAAKAEKALVEVRNPADGSVVGTVPDQSADEVRLLADELRAAQPAWEALGPKARARHLRQWLDWIVDNQHHIFGLVHREAGKSWGDAQIELLVCMEVINYYTKHGADFLADETRTPHGPASLTKAMRIKYRPYQLVGVITPWNYPLGMPFMDVPGALMAGAAVLSKPSEETPLAWAECVRGWNEEIGAPKVLGCATGRGGTGSAVVDAVDMVQFTGSTATGRRIGVRCAERLIPASLELGGKDAMIVLSDAPLERTIRGAIWGGLFNSGQSCIAVERVYVEEPVYDEFVSGLVEAVNKVRQGHDPQGSFSTEVGAMATQSQLELVERQVADAVAKGARVLTGGKRADKGLFYPPTILVEVDHTMSCMRDETFGPLLPIMKVGDENEAVTLANDSHYGLGASVWTLSKERAERVGARLETGAVNVNNAMTNVFQFPLPMGGWKESGLGHRFGGPNGIRKYCRQQAFVNERVNLSNETHWYPYSPMKSRFTATVLRLIELHDWRRRLGLKPR, encoded by the coding sequence GTGACCACCACCGAGGGCCAGACGACCGACACCGCCGCCAAAGCTGAAAAGGCGCTGGTGGAGGTCCGCAACCCGGCCGACGGCTCCGTCGTCGGAACCGTGCCCGACCAGTCCGCGGACGAGGTGCGCCTGCTTGCTGACGAGCTGCGTGCAGCCCAGCCTGCTTGGGAGGCGCTGGGACCCAAGGCCAGGGCACGCCATCTGCGCCAGTGGCTCGACTGGATCGTCGACAATCAGCATCACATCTTCGGGCTGGTTCACCGCGAGGCCGGAAAGTCCTGGGGCGATGCGCAGATCGAGTTGTTGGTCTGCATGGAGGTTATCAACTACTACACCAAGCACGGTGCAGACTTCCTGGCCGACGAAACCCGCACACCGCATGGCCCGGCCTCGCTGACCAAGGCGATGCGGATCAAGTACCGGCCATATCAGCTCGTCGGCGTCATCACGCCCTGGAATTACCCGTTGGGAATGCCCTTCATGGACGTTCCCGGTGCGCTGATGGCCGGGGCAGCCGTGTTGAGCAAGCCGTCGGAGGAGACTCCGCTCGCGTGGGCGGAATGCGTCCGGGGCTGGAACGAGGAGATCGGTGCGCCAAAGGTTCTCGGCTGCGCTACCGGACGCGGCGGCACCGGCAGCGCCGTCGTCGACGCGGTGGACATGGTCCAGTTCACCGGGTCAACCGCCACCGGCCGGCGCATCGGTGTCCGCTGCGCGGAGCGACTCATCCCGGCCAGCCTCGAACTCGGCGGCAAGGACGCCATGATCGTGCTGTCCGACGCGCCGTTGGAGCGGACGATCCGTGGCGCGATCTGGGGCGGACTGTTCAACTCGGGCCAGTCATGCATCGCCGTGGAGCGGGTGTACGTCGAAGAGCCGGTCTACGACGAGTTCGTGTCCGGTCTCGTCGAGGCAGTCAACAAGGTGCGTCAAGGCCATGACCCGCAGGGCAGCTTCTCGACCGAGGTCGGTGCCATGGCAACCCAGAGCCAGCTGGAATTGGTCGAGCGGCAGGTGGCCGATGCGGTCGCCAAGGGTGCCAGGGTGTTGACGGGCGGCAAGCGTGCGGACAAGGGTCTCTTCTACCCTCCGACGATTCTGGTTGAGGTCGACCACACGATGAGCTGCATGCGGGACGAGACGTTCGGCCCCCTGCTGCCGATCATGAAGGTCGGCGACGAGAACGAGGCCGTAACTCTGGCCAACGACAGCCATTACGGACTTGGCGCCAGTGTGTGGACGTTGTCGAAGGAGCGCGCCGAGCGCGTCGGCGCCCGCCTGGAAACCGGCGCAGTCAACGTCAACAACGCGATGACCAACGTCTTCCAATTCCCGTTGCCGATGGGCGGCTGGAAGGAGTCCGGTCTCGGGCACCGGTTCGGGGGCCCGAACGGCATCCGAAAGTACTGTCGCCAGCAGGCATTCGTCAACGAGCGGGTAAACCTCAGCAACGAGACGCACTGGTATCCGTACTCGCCGATGAAGAGCAGGTTCACCGCGACGGTGCTTCGCCTAATCGAACTGCACGACTGGCGCCGCCGCCTCGGGCTCAAGCCTCGATAG
- a CDS encoding ferredoxin, whose product MKVVVALDQCELHGDCVLAAPDVFDIGDDDDVVSVINEHPGEELRAKVEEAARNCPVAAIRLEG is encoded by the coding sequence ATGAAGGTCGTCGTTGCACTCGATCAGTGTGAGCTGCACGGGGATTGCGTGCTGGCAGCCCCAGATGTCTTCGACATCGGTGACGATGACGACGTGGTGTCGGTAATCAATGAGCATCCGGGCGAGGAACTGCGCGCCAAGGTCGAAGAGGCAGCTCGCAACTGTCCAGTCGCGGCCATCCGGCTGGAGGGCTGA
- a CDS encoding cytochrome P450 translates to MTTTKPVISVFDSETYANGDPTTFGLPLDQYSYLRDEEPCYEHEFNDPMLIDRAWVVSRNEDIWTVDKDQELYSAAGGPVNMWRVAPISGKPELGGKPAMLVMDGEKHRGQRAVMVKGLGPTMVKKLEEKFREYAVNIVDAALEKGTFNFVEDIGHAMPMEALGDVLGVPKGDRAQFFKWVDTFAAPFDTRITPSFEYVFTAIMSLLNYATELGEQKRLEPGDDVITKLVQAGVDVISADELQGNVALLASGAAESTRTALSHGIWELMRRPDQMAWMRERADDIPATAIAEIVRIASPFTHLVRTATADHELHGKEIKKGDTVLMLFAAGNFDERVFDDPNDFDLSREKNPHVSFGRGPHQCLGKHVASLEMKILFEELLQRTKDIKPAGDISYLRDAYSRGVYKLPVTITPA, encoded by the coding sequence ATGACCACCACCAAACCCGTCATCAGCGTGTTCGACTCAGAGACATATGCCAATGGCGATCCGACCACTTTCGGCCTCCCGCTTGATCAGTACTCCTACCTTCGCGACGAAGAGCCCTGCTATGAGCACGAATTCAACGACCCGATGCTCATCGACCGGGCGTGGGTGGTCAGCCGCAACGAGGACATCTGGACCGTCGACAAGGATCAGGAGTTGTATTCGGCGGCGGGTGGCCCCGTCAACATGTGGCGGGTGGCGCCGATCTCGGGGAAGCCGGAATTGGGCGGCAAGCCCGCCATGCTGGTGATGGACGGCGAGAAGCACCGCGGCCAGCGGGCCGTGATGGTGAAGGGCCTCGGCCCGACGATGGTCAAGAAGCTCGAGGAGAAGTTCCGCGAGTATGCGGTCAACATCGTCGACGCGGCACTGGAGAAGGGCACCTTCAACTTCGTCGAGGACATCGGCCACGCCATGCCGATGGAGGCGCTCGGTGACGTTCTCGGCGTGCCCAAGGGTGACCGCGCTCAGTTCTTCAAGTGGGTCGACACCTTCGCCGCGCCGTTCGACACCCGCATCACGCCGTCATTCGAGTACGTCTTCACCGCCATCATGAGCCTGCTGAACTACGCGACCGAACTGGGCGAACAGAAGCGGCTGGAACCGGGCGACGACGTCATCACCAAGCTGGTACAGGCCGGCGTCGACGTCATCTCGGCCGACGAACTTCAGGGCAATGTGGCACTGCTGGCCAGTGGTGCCGCCGAAAGCACGAGGACCGCACTGTCACATGGCATCTGGGAGCTGATGCGCCGCCCGGACCAGATGGCCTGGATGCGCGAACGTGCCGATGACATTCCGGCCACCGCCATTGCGGAGATCGTCCGGATCGCCTCGCCGTTCACGCATCTGGTGCGCACGGCGACGGCAGACCACGAGCTGCATGGCAAGGAGATCAAGAAGGGCGACACAGTCCTCATGCTCTTCGCTGCCGGAAACTTCGACGAGCGAGTGTTCGACGACCCGAACGACTTCGATCTGTCCCGCGAGAAGAACCCGCACGTCAGTTTTGGTCGCGGACCGCACCAGTGCCTTGGCAAGCACGTAGCCTCACTGGAGATGAAGATCCTCTTCGAGGAGCTTCTTCAGCGCACCAAGGACATCAAACCGGCGGGGGACATCAGCTACCTGCGCGATGCGTATTCGCGTGGGGTGTACAAGCTGCCGGTCACCATCACACCGGCCTGA